In Jannaschia sp. W003, the genomic stretch GCCCCGTCCTCGCCAAGCACCTGAAGGAGCGCGGCCTCCGTCTCGGCGCGGGCCGGATCGCCGCGGCGGGTGGCGATCGCGGTGGTGCCGTCCTCCAGCTCCACGCGCACCGACCCGCGCCCGCGCCCGCCCGGCGCGGTGGCGCGCAGGACGCGGCGGCCGGTGACGGCCAGCACGGTGGCCTTCATCCATCCTACCGATCCGGGGCGGTGCTCGATACGTGGGGAGGGTTCGGCGGACAGGGCGGGCTCCGGCGTCGGACGTCGCGGGCGCGGCGGTCGGGTCAAGGTTGCACTCGCATGGGGGGCATGCAACGACTTTCCCGCCCCGCAACGGCCCCCGCCCGCAACGGCCCCCGCGCCGTCCGCGATTCCGAAACGATCGCAGGAGTGCGACCCGCGTGACATCCGACCTCGCCCGCAATCCCGGAACGGCCTTCGACGCCGGCCTCCTCGAGGGCATCCGCGTCAACACCCCCGCCACGGAGCGCCGCGCCACGACGATCCCCGCGCGCCGGTCGGTGAAGAAGCAGTGGCAGGCCGCGTGGCTGGCGCGGGCCGTGTCGCTGATCGACCTCACCACGCTCGCGGGCGACGACACGCCCCAGCGGGTGCGGCGCCTGTGCGCCAAGGCGCTGAACCCGGTGCGCGGCGACCTCCTAGAGGCGCTCGGCCTGCCCGATCTCACCTGCGGCGCGGTCTGCGTCTACCACGAGATGGTGCCCGTGGCCGTGGACGCCGTGGCGGGGCGCATCCCCGTGGCTGCCGTCTCGACCGGCTTTCCGGCCGGCCTCACGCCGCTCCACCTGCGCCTGCGCGAGATCGAGGAGAGCGTCGCCGCCGGTGCCGCCGAGATCGACATCGTGATCTCGCGCCGCCACGTGCTGACCGGGAACTGGCAGGCCCTCTACGACGAGATGCGCCAGATGCGCGAGGCCTGCGGCGCGGCGCACGTGAAGGCGATCCTGGCGACGGGCGAGCTTGGCTCCTTGCGCAACGTCGCCAAGGCGTCAGCGGTCTGCATGATGGGCGGCGCCGACTTCATCAAGACGTCGACGGGCAAGGAGAGCGTGAACGCCACGCTGCCCGTGAGCCTCGTGATGATGCGCGCGATCCGCGACCACGAGCGGCGGACGGGCTTCAAGGTCGGCTACAAGCCGGCGGGCGGCATCTCCAAGGCCAAGGACGCGATCACCTACCTCGCGCTCCTCAAGGAGGAGCTTGGCGACCGCTGGCTGCGCCCCGACTTGTTCCGCTTCGGGGCGTCGTCGCTGCTGGGCGACATCGAGCGGCAGCTCGAGCATCACGTGACGGGGCGGTACTCGGCGGGCTACCGGCACGCGGTGGCTTGAGGGCGGGAGCGAGGGGCCAGCCCCTCGCTCCCCGAGGTATTTCTGGAACGAAGAAGAGGGGCCCCGCGCCCCGGAGGCGAGAGATGACCGTGGCCGAGATCTTCGAGACGATGGAATGGGGACCCGCGCCCGAGGGGCGGGGCGAGGCGGACGCCTGGCTGGATGCCCACGGGCGGCGCTTCGGGCACTTCGTGGACGGCGAGCGGCTGGCCCCCGGCGAGTGCTTCGCCACCGTGAACCCCGCCACGGGCGAGGTTCTGGCCGAGGTCACGCAAGGCACCGCTTCGGACGTGGCCGCCGCCGTGAAGGCCGCGCGCAAGGCACAGCCCGGGTGGGCCAAGCTGGACGACCATGCCCGTGCCCGCGTCCTCTACGCCATAGCGCGGGGGCTGCAGAAGCACGCGCGTCTGCTCGCCGTGCTGGAGGTGCTCGACACCGGCAAGCCGATTCGCGAGGCGCGCGACATCGACGTGGCGCTGGCCGCGCGGCACTTCTACCACCACGCTGGCCACGCCGAGCTGCGCTCCGAGATCGTGCCGGGGCGCGAGCCCTGGGGCGTGTGCGGGCAGATCGTGCCGTGGAACTTCCCGCTGCTGATGCTGGCCTGGAAGATCGCGCCGGCGCTCGCCATGGGCAACGCGGTGGTACTGAAACCGGCCGAGTGGACGCCCCTCACCGCGCTGGCCTTCTGCGACATCCTCCAGGAAGCGGGCGTGCCGCCGGGCGTGGTCAACATCGTGACCGGCGACGGCGCCACGGGGGCGGCGCTGACGGCGGCCCCGATCGACAAGCTGGCCTTCACCGGCTCCACCGAGGTGGGCCGCGTCCTGCGCCGCGAGACCGCCGGGCGCGGCATGGGCCTGACGCTCGAGCTGGGCGGCAAGAGCCCTTACGTCGTGTTCGAGGACGCCGACATCGACGGCGCCGTCGAAGGGCTGGTTGACGCCATCTGGTTCAACGGCGGGCAGGTCTGCTGCGCGGGCGCCCGCGCGCTGGTGCAGGAGGGCATCGCCGAAGACTTCGCCGCGCGGCTCAAGGCGCGCATGGCGCGCATCCGCGTGGGCGACCCGCTCGACAAGGCGGTGGACATGGGCGCCATGGTCCATGCCGAGCACAAGGCGCGGGTCGAGGCGATGCTGGCGCGCACGGGCGGCGACGTGCACCGCGGCACGGCCCCCGAGGGCTGCTACCTGCCGCCGGTGCTGGTCGAGAACGTCCACTCCGCCGATCCGATCATGCAGGAGGAGGTGTTCGGCCCGGTGCTGGCGATGACCACTTTCCGCACGCCCGATGAGGCGGTGCAGCTGGCAAACGACACGAACTACGGGCTGGCCGGCTCGATCTGGTCGCAGGACGTGGACCACGCGCTGGGCGTCGCGCCGCGCATCCGCGCCGGGGTGATCTGGGTCAACGGGGCCAACATGCTCGACGCGGCCGCCCCCTTCGGCGGCATGAAGGAGAGTGGTTTCGGCCGCGAGGGCGGCGTGGCCGGGCTGGGGGCCTACCTGCGCCCCGCGCCGGGGACGAAGCTGAAGCCCGCGAAGCGCTTCGAGGCCGCGGGGGCGCTCGCCGACCCCATCGACCGCACCGCCAAGATGTACGTCGGCGGCAAGCAGGCCCGCCCCGACGGCGGCTACACCCGCACCGTCGCCGGGCCGCAGGGCGCGGTGGGGCAGGTGGGGATCGCCAACCGCAAGGACGTGCGCAACGCCGTGGAGGCCGCCGCCGGGGCCTCGGGCTGGGCGTCCAGCACGGGCCACATGCGGGCGCAGATCCTCTACTACCTCGCCGAGAACCTTCACGCGCGTCGCGATGAGTTCGCTGCGCGGCTGAAGTCGCAGCAGGGTGGCGAGCGTGGCCGTGAGGTCGAGACCGCCGTGCGCCACCTGTTCCGCTGGGCGGCCTGGGCCGACAAGCACGACGGCCGCGTGGTGAGCGTGCCCATAGGCGGGCTGGCGCTGGCCCTGAACCGCCCCGTGGGCGTGGTCGGCGCCTTCGCGCCCGAGGAGGCGCCGCTGGCCGGGATCGCGCAGATCGTCGGAGCGTCCATGGCGCTGGGCAACCGTCTGGTGCTGGTCGCGCCCGAGACGGCGCCGCTGGCGGCGACCGACCTCTATCAGGTGCTCGACACGTCGGACGTGCCGGGGGGCGTCGTGAACATCCTGTCGGGTGACCACGCGGAGCTGGCGCCCCACCTCGCGGGGCACATGGGCGTGGACGCGGTGTGGAGCTTCTCGGAGGCGGACGTCTCGAGCGTGATCGAGCGCGAGGCGGCGGGCAACCTGAAGCGGACCTGGGTGAACGGTGGCGCGGGCCGCGACTGGGAGGCGCGCGACGCCGGGCCGTGGCTGGACGCGGGGACGGAAGTGCAGACGGTGTGGGTGCCGTTCGGGGTTTGAGCGGCGCGGGTCGCAGCAAGGGTTCCACCCTCCGGACCTGATCCGGGGCCTCTGGTTGCAGTTGGCGCTTCACTCCGCAGTGTCAGTGCAGGTGGTTGGCGGAGGCCCCGGCGCAAGGCCGGGGCGTGGATCGCCTAGCACCATGCGCTGCGCCCCCCGGAGCACGAACCCCGGAAGCCAGCGCGTCTCGGAATGACCGGATCGCCCCTCGGGGCATGGCGGACGGCACGAAGACCGGGCCCGGCCCCCCATGCGCGCCTCCTTCTTCACGAAGGCGCAGGGACCGTCCTTGCCGGGAACGAGCCCCGTTTGCTGCAGCAGCGGCACTCCTCTTCGCGAGCGCCCCCGCCGGTCAAGCGATTCGCGTCACTCGCGTCCGCGCAGCACTTGCGCCGGGCGCGCGGCTAGGGGACGCCACGCGAAGGCGAGGCCGGCCAGCAGGGTCGCTAGCGCGCCCCCCACCACGATCAGCGTCGCGGACACCGGCTCGAACGCGTAGGGCGCGTCCATCACGAAGCGCATCACGCCCCAGCCCGCCAGCGCGCCGCCGAGGATCGCCACGATGCCCGCCGCCGCCCCGAGGATCGCGGAGCGCAGCGCGAAGCTGGCGAGGATGGTCGCGCGCGTCGCGCCCAGGGTCTTGAGTACGGCCGCCTCGAAGACGCGCGCCCGCTCGCCCGCCGCCGCGGCGCCGATCAGCACCACGAAGCCCGTGAGCAAGGTGGCGCCAGCGCCCCAGGAGGTGGCGGCGGCGAGCGCCGACAGCGCCTCGGTGACCAGCGCGATGGCATCGCCTACGCGGATCGCGGTGATGTTGGGGGCGTCCCCGGCCACGGCGCGCAGGATGCGGGCCTCGGCCTCGGGTTCGGCATAGACGGTGGACAGCCAGGTGTGCGGCGCGCCCGCCAGCGCGCCCTCGTCGAACACCAGGACGAAGCCGATGCCGCCCGACGAAAAGTCCACCTCGCGGAAGTTGGCCACGGTGGCCTCGACATCACGGCCGAGCACGTTGATGGCGATCGCGTCGCCGACCCGGACGCCAAGCTCCTCGGCCTCCTCGCGCGCCATGCTGACCAGCGGCGGCCCCGCATAGTCCTCGCCCCACCATTCGCCCTCCACGACGCGGGTGCCCTCGGGCAGGGCGCCGGCGAAGCTGATGCGGCGGTCGCCGCGGGTGACCCAGTGGTCGAACTCGGACGCGGGGCGCCCGGCGATGCTCTGGATCACGCCGCCCAGCATCGGCGCGGTGTCGACGCGGCTGACGGCCGGGTCGGCGTTCACCGTGTCGAGGAACGGGCCGATCTGGTCGGGCTGGATATCCACGAAGAAGTAGGAGGGCGCGACCTCGGGCAGGTCGCGGTCGATGGCGGCGCGCATGTTGGCGTCGATCTGCCCCACGGCGGCAAGCACGGTGAGGCCAAGGCCGAGGCTCAGCACCACCGCCGTCGCCTCGCCGCCCGGACCGCCCACGGAGCCGAGGGCCGTGCGCAGCGCCGGGCGGCCCCGCACCCAGCGCGCGCGGGCGAGGCGCTTTGCGAGGCGGCGCACGCCCCAGGCGGCGGCAACGAGCACGGCCAGTGCCACGAGGATGCCCGCCGCGGACCACAGGGCGAGGGTCGGGATGCCCGACAGCGCCGCCGAGATCGCCACGAGGGCCGCCGCCGAGACCCCGAGGGCCACGAGGTAGCGCCGGCGCGGCCAGACGCGGATCGGGCCGGAGGCGTCGCGGAACAGGGCCGCGGCACGCACCCGCTCGGTGCGGGCGAGGGGCCAGAGCGTGAAGATGAGGGCGGTGAGGGCGCCGTAGAGGGCGGCCTCGGCCAAGGGCGCGGGGTGGACGCCCAAGGCCACGGGCACGGGCAGCGAAGCCTCGATGAAGGGCGCGGCCACGAGCGGAATGATGACGCCGAGGATCAGCCCGAGCACGATGCCGAGGGCGGCCAGCGCGCCGATCTGCAGGAAGTAGGCGGCGAAGATGGTGCGCCCCTCGGCGCCCAGGGTCTTGAGCGTGGCGATCACGGGGATCTTGCGGTCGAGATAGGCGCGCACGGCGGCCGACACGCCCACGCCGCCCACGGCGAGGCCGGCGAGGCCGACCAGCACGAGGAAGGCGCCGATCCGGTCCACGAAGCGCGCGATCGAGGGCGAGGCGTTGCGCCGGTCGCGCCAGCGCGCGCCGGTGCCCTCGGTCGCGGCCTCCACCTCGGCGCGCACCGCGTCGAGCCGCTCGTCGGGCGTGCCAAGGGGCAGGGCGAGGCGGTACTCGCCCTCGAACAGCGAGCCTGCGGCGAGGAGCCCGGTGCCCTCCAGCGCCTCGGTGCGCACCAGCGTGCGCGGGCCGAGGCCGAAGCCCGCGGCGCCCGCATCCGGTTCACGCAGGATCAGCGCGCCGACCTCAAAGCGCTTCGCGCCGAGGAAGAACGGGTCGCCGACCTCCAGCGCCAGCCGGTCGGCCAGCACGGGATGGATCGCCACCCGGTCGCCGGCGAGGGCCTCGGCGAGCGGGATCGCCGGCTCCAGCTCCACCGCGCCCACGAGCGGGTAGAGATCGTCCACCGCCTTCACCTGCGTGAGCGCGCGGTCGGCGTCCGCGCCCGCGCCCGTGGCGGCCATCGAGCGGAAGTCGACGATCTCGGACACGGTCCCGATGGCGTCCAGCACGGCGCGCTCCTCGGGCGTGGCGAGGCGGTAGGCGAACTCGATCTCCGCATCGCCGCCGAGGATCGCGCGGCCCTCGCGCACGAGGCCGTCGGTGATCGACACGCGCACCGATCCGACCGCGGCGATGGCGGCGACGCCCAGGGCCAGGCAGGCGAGGAAGATGCGGAAGCCGGCGAGGCCGCCGCGCAACTCGCGCTTCGCGATGCGGGCGGCATCGCGCAGGGTGCGCCGGGCGCGGCCGCTGCGGCTCCCCGTGGCCGGGATGACATCGGCCGCGGCGGTCATTCCGCCGCCTCGCGCACCGCGGCATCCAAGCGCCCGTCCACGAGGCGCACCACACGGTCGCACCGCTCCGCGAGTTGGCGGGAGTGGGTCACGAGGATCAGCGTGGCCCCGTGCCGGTCCCGCAGGCCGAACAGCAGATCCATGATCTGCTCGCCGGTGGCCGCATCGAGGTTGCCCGTGGGCTCGTCGGCCAGCAGCACGTGGGGACGGGGCGCGGCGGCGCGGGCGAGGGCCACGCGCTGCTGCTCGCCGCCCGACATCTGGGAGGGGTAGTGGCCGATCCGGTGCCCGAGGCCCACGGCCTCCAGCTCCGCCTCGGCGCGCTCGAAGGCGTCCGCCGCGCCCGCCAGCTCCAGAGGCGTGGCCACGTTCTCCAGCGCGGTCATGGTCGGGATGAGGTGGAAGGACTGGAACACGACCCCCATATGCTCCCGGCGGAAGCGGGCCAGCGCGTCCTCGTCCATCGCCGTCAGGTCGTGGTCGAGCGCGCGCACGGTGCCGCCCGTGGCGCGCTCCAGCCCGCCCATCA encodes the following:
- the deoC gene encoding deoxyribose-phosphate aldolase, producing the protein MTSDLARNPGTAFDAGLLEGIRVNTPATERRATTIPARRSVKKQWQAAWLARAVSLIDLTTLAGDDTPQRVRRLCAKALNPVRGDLLEALGLPDLTCGAVCVYHEMVPVAVDAVAGRIPVAAVSTGFPAGLTPLHLRLREIEESVAAGAAEIDIVISRRHVLTGNWQALYDEMRQMREACGAAHVKAILATGELGSLRNVAKASAVCMMGGADFIKTSTGKESVNATLPVSLVMMRAIRDHERRTGFKVGYKPAGGISKAKDAITYLALLKEELGDRWLRPDLFRFGASSLLGDIERQLEHHVTGRYSAGYRHAVA
- a CDS encoding aldehyde dehydrogenase family protein; the encoded protein is MTVAEIFETMEWGPAPEGRGEADAWLDAHGRRFGHFVDGERLAPGECFATVNPATGEVLAEVTQGTASDVAAAVKAARKAQPGWAKLDDHARARVLYAIARGLQKHARLLAVLEVLDTGKPIREARDIDVALAARHFYHHAGHAELRSEIVPGREPWGVCGQIVPWNFPLLMLAWKIAPALAMGNAVVLKPAEWTPLTALAFCDILQEAGVPPGVVNIVTGDGATGAALTAAPIDKLAFTGSTEVGRVLRRETAGRGMGLTLELGGKSPYVVFEDADIDGAVEGLVDAIWFNGGQVCCAGARALVQEGIAEDFAARLKARMARIRVGDPLDKAVDMGAMVHAEHKARVEAMLARTGGDVHRGTAPEGCYLPPVLVENVHSADPIMQEEVFGPVLAMTTFRTPDEAVQLANDTNYGLAGSIWSQDVDHALGVAPRIRAGVIWVNGANMLDAAAPFGGMKESGFGREGGVAGLGAYLRPAPGTKLKPAKRFEAAGALADPIDRTAKMYVGGKQARPDGGYTRTVAGPQGAVGQVGIANRKDVRNAVEAAAGASGWASSTGHMRAQILYYLAENLHARRDEFAARLKSQQGGERGREVETAVRHLFRWAAWADKHDGRVVSVPIGGLALALNRPVGVVGAFAPEEAPLAGIAQIVGASMALGNRLVLVAPETAPLAATDLYQVLDTSDVPGGVVNILSGDHAELAPHLAGHMGVDAVWSFSEADVSSVIEREAAGNLKRTWVNGGAGRDWEARDAGPWLDAGTEVQTVWVPFGV
- a CDS encoding ABC transporter permease, which gives rise to MRDAARIAKRELRGGLAGFRIFLACLALGVAAIAAVGSVRVSITDGLVREGRAILGGDAEIEFAYRLATPEERAVLDAIGTVSEIVDFRSMAATGAGADADRALTQVKAVDDLYPLVGAVELEPAIPLAEALAGDRVAIHPVLADRLALEVGDPFFLGAKRFEVGALILREPDAGAAGFGLGPRTLVRTEALEGTGLLAAGSLFEGEYRLALPLGTPDERLDAVRAEVEAATEGTGARWRDRRNASPSIARFVDRIGAFLVLVGLAGLAVGGVGVSAAVRAYLDRKIPVIATLKTLGAEGRTIFAAYFLQIGALAALGIVLGLILGVIIPLVAAPFIEASLPVPVALGVHPAPLAEAALYGALTALIFTLWPLARTERVRAAALFRDASGPIRVWPRRRYLVALGVSAAALVAISAALSGIPTLALWSAAGILVALAVLVAAAWGVRRLAKRLARARWVRGRPALRTALGSVGGPGGEATAVVLSLGLGLTVLAAVGQIDANMRAAIDRDLPEVAPSYFFVDIQPDQIGPFLDTVNADPAVSRVDTAPMLGGVIQSIAGRPASEFDHWVTRGDRRISFAGALPEGTRVVEGEWWGEDYAGPPLVSMAREEAEELGVRVGDAIAINVLGRDVEATVANFREVDFSSGGIGFVLVFDEGALAGAPHTWLSTVYAEPEAEARILRAVAGDAPNITAIRVGDAIALVTEALSALAAATSWGAGATLLTGFVVLIGAAAAGERARVFEAAVLKTLGATRATILASFALRSAILGAAAGIVAILGGALAGWGVMRFVMDAPYAFEPVSATLIVVGGALATLLAGLAFAWRPLAARPAQVLRGRE
- a CDS encoding ABC transporter ATP-binding protein, which encodes MVLALHDVSLSLDGNAGRVDILHGITLDVAARETVGLVGPSGSGKSSLLMVMGGLERATGGTVRALDHDLTAMDEDALARFRREHMGVVFQSFHLIPTMTALENVATPLELAGAADAFERAEAELEAVGLGHRIGHYPSQMSGGEQQRVALARAAAPRPHVLLADEPTGNLDAATGEQIMDLLFGLRDRHGATLILVTHSRQLAERCDRVVRLVDGRLDAAVREAAE